From Actinomyces slackii, a single genomic window includes:
- a CDS encoding prolyl oligopeptidase family serine peptidase has translation MHDDDAPIARVAPVGAVAPGTTPRAARTGPDLPPVPEWLDEIEGPQALEWVTRRNQETEAAYAADAGFIELAGDIETILDAPDRIPAVTERAGLLYNVWTDADHPRGLWRRTTWLDYAATAPSSSGALPPAEPDWEILLDLDELGRQEGRAWVWHGAQVLATGPDRGRRALITLSEGGSDADVTREFDLSERRFIPAEEGGFYREASKGSMVWADEEGQSVLITTDLGRGSTTRSGYPRQALRLHRGQSLAEAEVLGTAAEEAVAVSAAYDIHGRTWLSTLIDFHTRRTWLLPSGIRFPERTCAGPLPEGESIAPGAQRIDVPPSAHISASRDWLIIELREAWEPEDQQDQKDQKGRAFPAGSLLAAPLAEFLEGRRRLTALFTPTGSTSLESVVWTRNHLVITVLDDVVTRLEVLTPPARPGHEEWTRHDLDLSAAGDVPVSPAIDHTDLRAGRPLVTVSARQVDARSGDDLWLSVSGWTTPSTLRVARLTAEGSLQGMCVLRQAPARFDASGVTVSQHVAISTDGTRVPYFQVGRAGGDGASGPAPTILYGYGGFEHSLLPGYQPVMGRAWLERGGVYVVANIRGGGEYGPAWHRAALTGNRLRACEDFAAVAAGLVERGVTAPQQLAVHGGSNGGLLTGMMLTRHPELVGAVVCEVPLLDMRRYTHLLAGHSWMAEYGDPDDEAQWEFIKEFSPFHLLRPGLRYPPVLLVTSTRDDRVHPAHARTMAHRLRALGQSVTYFENSEGGHGRASTNAQRAFMSALVYEFCWRSLAS, from the coding sequence ATGCATGACGACGACGCACCCATCGCCCGTGTCGCCCCGGTCGGCGCCGTCGCCCCGGGGACGACGCCGCGGGCGGCGAGGACGGGGCCCGATCTGCCGCCCGTCCCCGAGTGGCTCGACGAGATCGAGGGCCCCCAGGCGCTGGAGTGGGTGACTCGCCGCAACCAGGAGACCGAGGCGGCCTATGCCGCCGACGCGGGCTTCATCGAGCTGGCCGGCGACATCGAGACGATCCTGGACGCCCCTGACCGCATCCCGGCCGTCACCGAGCGCGCCGGCCTGCTCTACAACGTCTGGACCGACGCCGATCACCCCCGGGGCCTGTGGCGCCGCACCACCTGGCTCGACTACGCCGCCACCGCCCCGTCATCCTCCGGCGCGCTGCCTCCCGCCGAGCCGGATTGGGAGATCCTCCTCGATCTCGACGAACTGGGACGCCAGGAGGGCCGCGCCTGGGTGTGGCACGGCGCCCAGGTCCTGGCCACCGGGCCCGATCGGGGCAGGCGCGCCCTCATCACCCTGTCCGAGGGCGGATCGGATGCGGATGTCACGCGCGAGTTCGACCTGTCCGAGCGCCGCTTCATCCCTGCTGAGGAGGGCGGCTTCTACCGCGAGGCCTCCAAGGGCTCCATGGTCTGGGCCGACGAGGAGGGCCAGTCCGTCCTCATCACCACCGACCTGGGCCGGGGCTCGACGACGCGCTCGGGCTACCCCCGCCAGGCGCTGCGGCTGCACCGGGGCCAGAGCCTGGCCGAGGCCGAGGTCCTGGGCACGGCCGCCGAGGAGGCCGTGGCGGTGTCCGCCGCCTATGACATCCACGGCCGCACCTGGCTGAGCACCCTGATCGACTTCCACACCCGGCGGACCTGGCTCCTGCCCAGCGGGATCCGATTCCCCGAGCGCACCTGTGCCGGGCCGCTGCCCGAGGGCGAGTCCATCGCCCCTGGGGCCCAACGGATCGATGTGCCCCCGTCAGCGCATATCAGCGCCTCGAGGGACTGGCTGATCATCGAGCTGCGCGAGGCCTGGGAGCCGGAGGACCAGCAGGATCAGAAGGACCAGAAGGGTCGGGCCTTCCCGGCCGGCTCGCTCCTGGCCGCTCCCCTGGCGGAGTTCCTGGAGGGCCGGCGCAGGCTGACGGCGCTGTTCACCCCCACCGGGTCCACCAGCCTGGAGTCCGTCGTGTGGACCCGCAACCACCTGGTCATTACGGTGCTTGACGACGTCGTCACTCGACTGGAGGTCCTCACCCCTCCCGCACGACCCGGCCATGAGGAGTGGACCCGCCATGACCTGGACCTGTCCGCGGCCGGCGACGTGCCGGTCTCCCCGGCGATCGACCACACGGATCTGCGAGCGGGGCGGCCCCTGGTGACGGTCTCGGCCCGGCAGGTCGATGCCCGCAGCGGAGACGACCTGTGGCTGAGCGTCTCGGGGTGGACGACTCCCTCCACGCTGCGGGTGGCCCGCCTGACCGCCGAGGGGTCGCTTCAGGGGATGTGCGTGCTGCGCCAGGCCCCCGCCCGCTTCGATGCCAGTGGCGTCACGGTCTCCCAGCATGTGGCCATCAGCACCGATGGCACGCGCGTCCCCTATTTCCAGGTGGGCCGGGCGGGCGGTGACGGGGCGAGCGGCCCCGCGCCCACGATCCTCTACGGCTACGGGGGCTTTGAGCACTCGCTCCTGCCCGGCTATCAGCCGGTCATGGGCCGGGCCTGGTTGGAGCGCGGCGGGGTCTATGTGGTGGCCAATATCCGTGGCGGCGGGGAGTACGGGCCGGCCTGGCACCGGGCGGCCCTGACCGGCAACCGCCTGCGGGCCTGCGAGGACTTCGCCGCGGTGGCCGCCGGCCTGGTGGAGCGAGGAGTCACCGCGCCCCAGCAGCTGGCCGTGCACGGCGGGTCCAATGGTGGGCTGCTGACCGGGATGATGCTCACGCGCCACCCCGAGTTGGTGGGGGCCGTGGTCTGCGAGGTCCCGCTGCTGGACATGCGCCGCTACACCCACCTGCTGGCCGGCCACTCCTGGATGGCCGAGTACGGGGATCCCGACGACGAGGCCCAGTGGGAGTTCATCAAGGAGTTCTCCCCCTTCCACCTGCTGCGGCCCGGGCTCCGCTACCCACCGGTGCTGCTGGTGACCTCCACCCGGGATGACCGGGTCCATCCCGCCCATGCCCGCACCATGGCGCACCGGCTGCGGGCCCTGGGCCAGTCGGTCACCTATTTCGAGAACTCCGAGGGCGGGCATGGGCGCGCCTCGACCAATGCGCAGCGCGCCTTCATGAGCGCCCTGGTCTACGAGTTCTGCTGGCGCAGTCTCGCCTCCTGA